In Spirochaetota bacterium, the DNA window GCATGATCAAAAAAATTATCGCGTATTCGTCGTGGTAAGCCGTCAGGCGCTTGTCGATTCAAAATTTTCCACGGTCATTTGCGCCCCCATTTATAGTAATTACTCGGGCATATCCACCCAGGTGCCGGTGGGGCCGGATGAGGGCTTAAAGCATGAAAGCTGCATATTCTGCGACGAGCTTATCAGCATTCCTAAAAACAACC includes these proteins:
- a CDS encoding type II toxin-antitoxin system PemK/MazF family toxin, with product MNRGDLFRVYKGMRHDQKNYRVFVVVSRQALVDSKFSTVICAPIYSNYSGISTQVPVGPDEGLKHESCIFCDELISIPKNNLTDYIGSLSWGKVQELNSALRIAVDSEI